One part of the Salinivirga cyanobacteriivorans genome encodes these proteins:
- a CDS encoding DEAD/DEAH box helicase, whose amino-acid sequence MKFERYSFSETIKGNLRALGYKRPTDIQYKSIPPILRGEDVLAVAQTGTGKTVAFALPVIQMLSTRRRKPGQQAVRCVVMVPTHELAIQVAGVFKELAAGTPLKIVGIYGGTDQDPQIQNLKSGVDVVVATPGRFFDLESQGHLSLGDIETLILDEADHMLELGFKHDMNQLIKKLPGRRQVLFFSATINKQVKDAAYSLVHKAVRIQISPNDPVSGNINYSVAFIEMDDKRFFLERIIREHPESKMLVFVRTKVRAERVMKALERVSLLSETIHGDKDQNQRNQVMKRFFSGENKVLIATDVSARGIDIPDVDIVINYDIPEETENYVHRVGRTGRGQKKGEAIAFCSTEEKERLEAVEKFLDRTIDRLDIKKNDYKETMNMSGDMETDWKSLMEENEERRDKKKKKKKK is encoded by the coding sequence ATGAAATTTGAACGATACAGCTTTTCAGAAACGATAAAAGGCAACCTTAGAGCGCTGGGTTACAAACGCCCTACAGATATTCAGTATAAATCTATACCTCCAATTTTGCGCGGAGAAGATGTGTTGGCAGTGGCCCAAACCGGAACCGGGAAAACCGTCGCTTTTGCGTTGCCGGTGATACAGATGTTGTCGACTCGTCGCAGAAAACCCGGCCAGCAAGCTGTGCGGTGTGTAGTTATGGTGCCTACTCATGAACTTGCCATACAGGTAGCCGGAGTATTTAAGGAGCTGGCTGCAGGTACACCCTTAAAGATTGTAGGTATATACGGTGGAACCGATCAGGATCCGCAAATTCAAAACCTGAAAAGTGGTGTAGATGTGGTTGTAGCCACGCCCGGCCGTTTTTTTGATTTAGAGAGTCAGGGGCATTTGTCGCTCGGCGACATTGAAACACTTATACTCGATGAGGCTGACCATATGCTGGAGCTGGGCTTTAAGCACGACATGAATCAGCTCATTAAAAAATTACCCGGCAGAAGGCAGGTATTGTTCTTTTCGGCTACCATCAATAAACAAGTTAAGGATGCCGCTTATTCGCTGGTGCATAAAGCTGTACGTATACAAATTTCACCCAACGATCCGGTATCCGGTAATATTAACTACTCAGTGGCTTTTATTGAGATGGACGATAAACGTTTTTTTCTGGAACGCATTATTCGTGAACATCCCGAAAGCAAAATGCTGGTTTTTGTACGCACAAAGGTGAGGGCAGAGCGTGTTATGAAAGCCCTCGAACGGGTTTCGTTGCTAAGCGAAACCATACATGGCGATAAAGACCAGAATCAGCGCAATCAGGTAATGAAACGCTTTTTTTCAGGCGAAAATAAAGTGCTTATAGCCACTGACGTTAGTGCCCGTGGAATTGACATTCCCGATGTGGATATTGTAATTAATTACGACATTCCCGAAGAAACAGAAAACTATGTGCACCGCGTGGGGCGCACAGGCCGCGGACAAAAGAAAGGCGAGGCCATTGCTTTTTGCAGTACTGAAGAAAAAGAGCGGTTGGAGGCCGTAGAAAAATTTCTGGACCGAACAATAGACCGGCTCGACATTAAGAAAAACGATTATAAAGAGACCATGAATATGTCGGGAGATATGGAAACCGATTGGAAATCGCTGATGGAAGAAAACGAAGAGCGGCGCGATAAAAAGAAGAAGAAAAAGAAAAAGTAG
- a CDS encoding ribonuclease H family protein: MNTDRIEIYTDGSCHTQQRIGAWAALILFPTKSEVLKGVEHDTTHNRMELLSVIRAIEFVQTYQPGASLNIYSDSQYICTLPDRLPGLRQKAFLTKKGAEMQNADLVKSFLHLTENHDIEWIKVKAHQRDKSEQTTHNRFVDKLSRKLVRANTR; this comes from the coding sequence TTGAATACTGACCGAATAGAGATTTATACCGACGGAAGCTGTCACACGCAGCAAAGAATAGGCGCATGGGCTGCGCTAATCCTGTTTCCCACTAAAAGCGAAGTTCTGAAGGGTGTGGAGCACGATACGACACATAATCGCATGGAGTTGCTGTCGGTGATCAGGGCCATTGAATTTGTGCAAACCTACCAACCCGGTGCCAGTTTGAATATTTACAGCGACAGCCAGTATATTTGCACCCTGCCTGACCGTTTGCCGGGGCTCCGGCAAAAGGCTTTTTTAACAAAAAAAGGTGCTGAAATGCAGAATGCCGATTTGGTTAAGTCCTTTCTTCATCTGACCGAAAACCACGATATCGAATGGATTAAAGTAAAAGCCCACCAGAGAGACAAATCGGAACAAACTACCCATAATCGTTTTGTGGATAAGCTTTCAAGAAAGCTGGTAAGAGCAAACACACGCTGA
- a CDS encoding YwbE family protein produces MEGQKRGNIIAGMEVGIVTKEDQRSGKITTGIVQQILTNSSHHPHGIKVRLTSGKVGRVKEIHSTRS; encoded by the coding sequence ATGGAAGGACAAAAGAGAGGAAATATAATAGCAGGTATGGAGGTGGGGATTGTCACCAAGGAGGATCAGCGTTCGGGGAAAATTACAACCGGAATTGTACAACAAATTTTAACCAATAGTAGCCACCATCCCCATGGAATTAAAGTCCGGTTAACCTCTGGTAAGGTGGGCAGGGTAAAAGAGATTCATTCGACCAGGTCATAA
- a CDS encoding 4Fe-4S binding protein yields MPTKKQKSTKKVVVESIVTLSFFSAIGILLWQSSGELFFLINFGYIGLAAAIGELLFGLLPREKKVIGRKFSQLMIGVYMLGVLGFLGRENMQIEGFFFYLLAGTFSGPVLHYLIAKIGGTFLFGRGWCSWACWTTMVMDFFPWMKPRQGRLKHLGALRYVHFAIALALVLLLWFVYEMKDFDKHSVIELNWLIIGNLFYFAVAIILTVVLKDNRAFCKYMCPIPVLMKFGSRFSIWKIKIEPEKCTECRLCETNCPMNVQLLSYMKNNQRVHSSECIACQQCVNVCPEEAVNYTKGFDSGFKDFLHYRND; encoded by the coding sequence ATGCCCACAAAAAAGCAAAAATCAACAAAAAAAGTTGTTGTTGAGAGTATCGTGACGCTTTCATTCTTTTCAGCCATTGGCATTTTGCTATGGCAATCGAGTGGTGAGCTGTTTTTTCTTATAAACTTCGGATATATTGGTCTGGCTGCTGCTATTGGCGAATTGTTGTTTGGACTTTTGCCCCGCGAGAAAAAGGTAATTGGTCGCAAGTTCAGCCAGTTGATGATTGGGGTTTACATGTTGGGTGTTTTGGGATTTCTCGGACGGGAAAATATGCAAATAGAAGGTTTCTTTTTTTACCTGCTGGCCGGCACATTCTCCGGTCCGGTGTTACATTACCTGATCGCGAAAATTGGCGGTACGTTCCTTTTCGGACGGGGTTGGTGCAGTTGGGCATGTTGGACCACTATGGTAATGGATTTTTTCCCCTGGATGAAGCCCAGGCAAGGCAGGTTAAAGCATCTGGGTGCTTTACGATACGTGCATTTTGCCATTGCATTGGCTTTGGTTCTGCTATTATGGTTCGTGTATGAAATGAAAGACTTTGATAAACATTCTGTAATTGAACTCAATTGGCTCATTATTGGCAACCTCTTCTACTTTGCTGTGGCAATCATTCTGACAGTAGTTTTAAAAGATAATCGTGCGTTTTGCAAATATATGTGTCCAATACCTGTTTTGATGAAATTTGGTTCCCGCTTTTCAATATGGAAAATCAAAATAGAACCGGAGAAATGCACGGAATGCCGTTTGTGTGAAACCAATTGTCCCATGAACGTGCAATTGCTCAGCTACATGAAAAATAACCAAAGGGTACATTCATCTGAATGTATTGCTTGTCAACAATGTGTGAATGTCTGCCCCGAAGAAGCCGTAAATTATACGAAAGGTTTCGATAGTGGGTTTAAAGATTTTTTGCACTATCGAAACGATTAA
- a CDS encoding PLP-dependent cysteine synthase family protein — MPEIEALKLIGSTPMLHLKTLDPKPGVEIHAKLEFLNPTGSYKDRIIAYIVQKSIESGKITDNTTIVEGSSGNTGASVAMVASSMGLKSKIFVPDKCSDEKAAIIRSYGAEVTVIDAPESYEAAAAQKGKEDENYYHIDQYNNPLNPEAHYMTIGKEIWEDMNGEIDAFVATASTGGAISGIARRLKENDPGIRITLADPEGSIYKPYFEGKEDYMSYKKPFKVEGAGKAAIVDAMNFDILDDAISFNDENAIEMAHRLARQEGLMVGGSSGGNVWAALEIAKRMKGPAKIVTVLPDSGFKYMSKVFNPKWLDEIGLGHLVAK, encoded by the coding sequence ATGCCAGAAATAGAAGCGCTAAAACTGATCGGAAGCACCCCGATGTTACATTTAAAGACACTTGACCCCAAACCAGGTGTAGAGATACACGCAAAACTAGAGTTTTTAAATCCTACCGGAAGTTACAAAGACCGTATTATTGCCTATATCGTTCAAAAAAGTATTGAGTCGGGAAAGATCACTGACAATACAACAATTGTCGAGGGAAGCTCGGGTAATACCGGGGCATCTGTAGCGATGGTCGCTTCGAGCATGGGATTAAAATCAAAAATTTTTGTACCTGATAAATGCAGTGATGAAAAGGCTGCAATAATTCGATCATATGGCGCTGAAGTAACTGTTATAGACGCTCCTGAATCCTATGAAGCAGCTGCTGCTCAAAAAGGTAAGGAAGATGAAAACTATTATCACATTGATCAGTATAACAACCCATTAAACCCTGAAGCCCACTATATGACAATAGGTAAGGAGATTTGGGAAGACATGAATGGGGAAATCGATGCGTTTGTGGCGACAGCTTCTACAGGTGGAGCCATATCAGGGATTGCAAGACGATTAAAAGAAAATGATCCAGGTATCCGCATTACGCTTGCAGATCCGGAAGGATCAATTTATAAGCCTTATTTTGAAGGTAAAGAAGATTACATGTCATACAAAAAGCCTTTTAAAGTAGAGGGAGCTGGAAAGGCTGCCATTGTGGATGCTATGAATTTTGACATTTTGGATGATGCGATTTCATTTAATGATGAAAACGCCATAGAAATGGCCCACCGTTTGGCACGTCAGGAAGGACTGATGGTCGGAGGTTCAAGTGGTGGGAATGTATGGGCTGCATTAGAAATTGCAAAACGAATGAAAGGGCCCGCTAAAATAGTTACTGTATTGCCAGACAGCGGCTTCAAATATATGAGTAAAGTATTTAATCCGAAGTGGCTTGATGAAATAGGTCTTGGACACCTTGTGGCCAAATAA
- a CDS encoding T9SS type A sorting domain-containing protein, translating into MKKTLLLILIVGGLIHASAQDYYPFDTANISWTEREILGEPPETTYYHYFVEGDTVIDEQNYYKIYKDQDSAYSYMGAFREENRIVYYRGMDYWMFEPDSTVVLYDFTKDVGDTAYTGPHEVPHVIEAIDSVLVDGAYHKRYSTNWNHQWIEGVGSLAGFLYPITEVPIETWQLWMSCFKKNGEVIYLHPEFSDCTTMVGLPEDEPQGKARVYPNPVTSGEMMHISAPRHIVRYQVMDISGRIIEQEKGNKSKQLTISTPFFSEGVYVIRLSTENREYVQKFLVKRKN; encoded by the coding sequence ATGAAAAAAACATTACTACTTATTTTGATCGTTGGAGGCCTTATACATGCCAGTGCCCAGGATTATTATCCTTTTGACACCGCAAATATAAGCTGGACAGAAAGAGAAATTTTGGGTGAGCCACCTGAAACGACATATTACCACTACTTTGTAGAAGGTGATACGGTGATCGATGAACAAAATTACTATAAGATTTACAAAGACCAGGATTCTGCATATTCCTATATGGGGGCTTTCAGAGAAGAGAACCGCATAGTTTATTACCGGGGAATGGATTATTGGATGTTTGAACCGGACTCCACTGTTGTTTTGTACGATTTTACCAAAGATGTAGGTGATACAGCATATACTGGGCCACATGAAGTTCCACATGTGATTGAAGCCATTGACTCAGTATTGGTCGACGGAGCGTATCATAAAAGATACAGCACAAACTGGAACCATCAGTGGATTGAAGGAGTGGGAAGCCTCGCTGGTTTTCTTTACCCTATAACCGAGGTCCCCATTGAAACATGGCAACTGTGGATGTCATGCTTTAAAAAGAATGGCGAGGTAATTTATCTGCATCCGGAATTCAGTGATTGTACAACCATGGTAGGCTTACCTGAAGATGAGCCGCAAGGTAAAGCCCGTGTTTATCCTAATCCGGTTACATCGGGCGAAATGATGCACATCTCTGCCCCACGACACATTGTTAGGTATCAGGTCATGGATATCTCAGGCAGGATCATAGAGCAAGAGAAGGGCAATAAATCAAAACAATTAACCATCAGTACACCCTTTTTCAGTGAAGGTGTTTATGTAATCAGGCTCAGCACTGAGAACCGTGAGTATGTTCAAAAATTTCTGGTAAAACGTAAAAATTAA
- a CDS encoding class I SAM-dependent methyltransferase, with protein sequence MTTKPWYESLFENYANKYDKEVFTQGTIGECDFIEHEFKNKKKLKILDVGCGTGRHAIELTKRGYQVTGIDLAEGQLKKAREKAAAANLNIDFYRQDARNIAFKNEFDVAIMLCEGGFPLMETDEMNYQILKSVTEALKTQGKFIFTTLNGLFPLFNSIEKFTAEEGKEGNAVYHSNNFDLMTFRDRNITEFEDDDGNKKTLESNERYYVPSEITWQLKTLGYSTIDIYGATLGAFSRNDKLTPDDFEMLVIAET encoded by the coding sequence ATGACAACAAAACCATGGTATGAATCGCTTTTCGAAAACTACGCGAATAAATACGACAAGGAAGTCTTTACGCAAGGCACTATAGGAGAATGTGACTTTATAGAGCACGAATTTAAAAATAAAAAAAAACTCAAAATACTGGATGTGGGCTGCGGTACGGGCAGGCATGCCATTGAGCTCACCAAAAGAGGGTACCAGGTAACCGGTATCGACCTTGCTGAAGGACAACTCAAAAAAGCCCGGGAGAAAGCAGCGGCTGCAAACCTTAATATTGACTTCTACCGGCAGGATGCACGAAACATAGCCTTTAAAAACGAATTCGATGTGGCCATTATGCTCTGTGAAGGTGGGTTCCCGTTAATGGAGACCGACGAAATGAACTACCAGATCCTCAAAAGCGTAACAGAAGCGTTGAAGACACAGGGGAAATTCATTTTCACTACTCTGAACGGATTGTTCCCGTTATTCAATTCCATAGAGAAATTTACAGCAGAAGAGGGTAAGGAGGGTAATGCGGTTTACCATAGCAACAACTTTGACCTGATGACCTTTCGCGATCGCAATATCACCGAGTTCGAAGACGATGATGGCAATAAAAAAACCTTGGAATCTAACGAACGTTATTATGTTCCCAGCGAAATTACCTGGCAACTGAAAACGTTGGGCTATAGTACCATTGACATTTACGGAGCCACGTTGGGCGCCTTTTCCCGTAACGATAAACTCACACCCGACGACTTCGAAATGTTGGTAATTGCAGAGACGTGA
- a CDS encoding cold-shock protein has translation MSNGTVKFFNISKGFGFIKPDDGGKDVFVHANGLIDEINEGDKVSYDVEEGPKGLNAKNVKVV, from the coding sequence ATGAGTAACGGAACAGTAAAGTTTTTTAACATTTCAAAAGGATTTGGATTCATCAAACCAGATGATGGTGGCAAAGATGTATTTGTACACGCAAATGGATTAATTGATGAAATCAACGAAGGGGACAAAGTAAGCTACGATGTAGAAGAAGGTCCTAAAGGATTAAACGCCAAAAATGTCAAAGTAGTTTAA